Proteins co-encoded in one Apodemus sylvaticus chromosome 6, mApoSyl1.1, whole genome shotgun sequence genomic window:
- the Eif5 gene encoding eukaryotic translation initiation factor 5, producing the protein MSVNVNRSVSDQFYRYKMPRLIAKVEGKGNGIKTVIVNMVDVAKALNRPPTYPTKYFGCELGAQTQFDVKNDRYIVNGSHEANKLQDMLDGFIKKFVLCPECENPETDLHVNPKKQTIGNSCKACGYRGMLDTHHKLCTFILKNPPENSDTGTGKKEKEKKNRKGKDKENGSVSTSETPPPPPPNEISPPHAVEEEEDDDWGEDTTEEAQRRRMDEISDHAKGLTLSDDLERTVEERVNILFDFVKKKKEEGIIDSSDKEIVAEAERLDVKAMGPLVLTEVLFDEKIREQIKKYRRHFLRFCHNNKKAQRYLLHGLECVVAMHQAQLISKIPHILKEMYDADLLEEEVIISWSEKASKKYVSKELAKEIRVKAEPFIKWLKEAEEESSGGEEEDEDENIEVVYSKTASVPKVETVKSDNKDDDIDIDAI; encoded by the exons ATGTCTGTCAACGTCAACCGCAGCGTGTCAGACCAGTTCTATCGCTACAAGATGCCCCGTTTGATTGCTAAG GTTGAGGGCAAAGGAAATGGAATCAAGACAGTTATAGTCAACATGGTTGACGTTGCAAAGGCGCTTAATCGGCCTCCAACGT ATCCCACCAAATATTTTGGTTGTGAGCTGGGAGCACAGACCCAGTTTGATGTTAAGAATGACCGTTACATTGTCAATGGATCTCATGAGGCGAATAAGCTGCAAGACATGTTGGATGGATTCATTAAAAAATTTGTTCTCTGTCCTGAGTGTGAGAATCCTGAAACAGATCTG CATGTCAACCCAAAGAAGCAAACAATAGGTAATTCTTGTAAAGCCTGTGGGTACCGAGGCATGCTCGACACACATCATAAACTCTGTACGTTCATTCTCAAAAACCCACCTG AGAATAGTGATACTGgtacaggaaagaaagaaaaggaaaagaaaaatagaaagggcAAGGACAAGGAAAATGGCTCTGTATCCACCAGTGagacaccaccacctccaccaccaaatGAAATTAGTCCTCCACATGCTGTG gaagaagaggaagatgatgatTGGGGGGAGGATACAACCGAGGAAGCTCAAAGGCGAAGAATGGATGAGATCAGTGACCATGCAAAAGGTCTGACACTTAGTGATGATTTGGAAAGAACTGTAGAAGAGCGTGTTAACATCCTGTTTGATTTTGTTAAG aaaaagaaagaagagggcatTATTGATTCATCTGATAAAGAAATtgtggctgaggcagaaagactggaTGTAAAAGCCATGGGTCCTCTTGTTTTGACAGAAGTTCTCTTTGATGAGAAGATAAGAGAGCAAATCAAGAAATACAGGCGCCATTTTCTAAGA TTTTGTCATAACAACAAAAAGGCTCAGCGGTACCTTCTTCATGGTTTGGAATGTGTGGTAGCAATGCATCAAGCTCAGCTGATCTCCAAGATTCCACATATCTTGAAGGAGATGTATGATGCAGACCTTTTAGAAGAGGAGGTCATTATCAGCTGGTCGGAAAAG GCCTCTAAGAAATATGTCTCAAAAGAACTTGCCAAAGAGATTCGTGTCAAAGCAGAGCCATTTATTAAATGGttgaaggaagcagaggaagaatcTTCTGGTGGTGAGGAAGAAGACGAAGATGAAAATATTGAG GTGGTATATTCGAAGACTGCCAGTGTACCAAAAGTTGAAACTGTGAAGTCTGACAACAAGGATGATGACATTGATATTGACGCCATTTAA